In a genomic window of Primulina huaijiensis isolate GDHJ02 chromosome 10, ASM1229523v2, whole genome shotgun sequence:
- the LOC140986483 gene encoding pheophytinase, chloroplastic-like produces the protein MMEVVSCHSSQCRYIPNLKGGISGLNSHRQGYPIVREKGIFRVVLKSTCKPSKYSRMHNLKSKRTDQCWPAGTVCSMKRHKHVNTSVLSETSNSYALSGEEGEIIVTGSGQSTPKVLIPSLPDIANGDQVSPISSCFWEWKPNLCVHYETSGSENVNSPPVLFLPGFAVGSFHYEKQLKDLGRDYRAWALDFLGQGKSLPLQDPTFRSSAGSKSVLDGESNAWGFGDETETWARDLVFSVDLWRDQVRHFVEEVIKEPVYIVGNSLGGFVALYFAASHPELVKGVTLLNATPFWGFLPNPTRSPRFSRLFPWAGTFPLPSNVRKLVEIVWQKISDPKSIAEILKQVYADHLTNVDDVFSRIIQTTQHPAAAASFASIMFAPQAQLSFSETLSRCRIENIPVCLMYGKEDPWVRPVWGLQVKRALPDAPYYVMSPAGHCPHDEVPEVVNYLLRGWIKNVESKGSAVLPLLDDLESAEYNNVTKDLEFSRNGSKKSVRVQYRGNTTFSFREWLNFHFKQRIP, from the exons ATGATGGAAGTTGTTTCTTGCCACTCATCACAGTGCCGATACATTCCCAATCTCAAAGGTGGTATATCGGGCTTAAATTCACACCGCCAAGGGTATCCTATTGTAAGAGAAAAAGGGATCTTTAGAGTTGTACTTAAATCGACATGCAAACCGTCAAAATATTCTCGCATGCATAATCTGAAATCAAAGAGAACTGACCAGTGCTGGCCTGCTGGAACAGTTTGCTCTATGAAGAGACATAAACATGTTAACACTAGTGTCTTAAGTGAAACTAGTAACTCTTATGCGCTTTCTGGAGAAGAGGGTGAAATTATTGTGACTGGTAGTGGGCAATCAACACCAAAGGTCTTGATTCCTAGTTTGCCGGACATTGCCAATGGCGATCAGGTCTCTCCCATTAGCAGCTGTTTCTGGGAATGGAAGCCAAATTTATGTGTTCATTATGAAACATCAGGGTCTGAGAATGTAAACTCACCACCAGTGCTTTTCCTTCCTGGCTTTGCTGTGGGTTCGTTTCACTATGAAAAGCAGCTTAAAGATCTTGGCCGTGACTATAGAGCTTGGGCGCTAGATTTTCTGGGTCAGGGAAAATCTTTACCATTGCAAGATCCTACATTTAGGTCTAGTGCTGGAAGTAAATCTGTGTTAGATGGAGAAAGTAATGCTTGGGGTTTCGGTGATGAAACTGAAACTTGGGCGAGAGATCTAGTTTTTTCCGTTGACTTGTGGAGGGACCAGGTTCGCCATTTTGTCGAAGAG GTGATTAAAGAACCTGTTTATATCGTGGGAAATTCACTTGGAGGCTTTGTGGCACTCTATTTTGCAGCAAGCCACCCTGAGCTGGTGAAAGGTGTGACCTTGCTCAATGCAACTCCTTTTTGGGGATTTCTCCCAAATCCTACAAGATCTCCAAGATTTTCGAGACTCTTTCCCTGGGCCGGAACATTTCCTCTCCCTTCCAATGTCAGGAAGCTGGTAGAAATTGT ATGGCAGAAAATTAGCGACCCAAAAAGTATCGCAGAAATATTGAAGCAAGTATATGCAGATCACTTGACGAACGTTGATGATGTGTTTTCTCGTATAATCCAAACGACACAGCATCCTGCCGCAGCTGCATCATTTGCCTCAATAATGTTTGCTCCTCAGGCACAGCTTTCTTTCAGTGAAACTTTGTCTAG GTGTCGAATTGAGAATATACCGGTTTGTCTGATGTATGGAAAGGAAGATCCTTGGGTGAGACCGGTGTGGGGTTTGCAGGTGAAACGGGCATTACCGGATGCTCCATATTACGTAATGAGCCCCGCTGGTCACTGTCCTCATGATGAAGTTCCCGAG GTGGTGAATTATCTTCTACGTGGTTGGATAAAGAATGTGGAATCAAAAGGCAGCGCAGTTCTGCCTTTGCTTGATGATTTAGAGAGCGCCGAGTATAATAATGTGACCAAAGATTTGGAATTTAGCAGGAACGGATCCAAGAAATCAGTACGGGTGCAATACCGTGGCAATACCACTTTTTCTTTCCGGGAATGGCTAAACTTTCATTTCAAGCAAAGGATTCCATGA
- the LOC140986460 gene encoding structure-specific endonuclease subunit slx1, protein MARQRLFSRTFKYLKPHQSTSDPILSSPKVKPFAQLSRWVVYLILSSKPPVKTYVGVTNNFSRRLKQHNGELKGGAKASRAGRPWICACLIQGFRNKSTACKVESKWKSFSRKVTRKRSSENEEQADDAKLFLLQHRNAALNQVKDSVDFSNLEIHWHLDLVPV, encoded by the exons ATGGCGAGGCAAAGGCTATTCTCCAGAACATTCAAATATCTGAAACCCCATCAATCCACTTCTGATCCAATCCTTTCTTCTCCAAAAGTAAAACCATTCGCTCAACTTTCGAGATGGGTCGTGTATCTCATCCTGTCCTCCAAACCACCCGTCAAAACATACGTCGGCGTCACCAACAATTTTTCTCGCCG CTTGAAGCAACATAACGGTGAGTTAAAAGGTGGAGCAAAAGCATCCCGGGCTGGAAGGCCTTGGATTTGTGCATGTCTTATTCAAGGATTTCGAAATAAAAGCACAG CTTGTAAAGTTGAATCAAAGTGGAAAAGCTTTTCAAGAAAAGTAACACGGAAAAGAAGTAGCGAGAACGAGGAGCAAGCAGATGATGCCAAGCTCTTTTTATTGCAACACAGAAATGCAGCTCTAAATCAAGTCAAGGATTCAGTGGACTTTAGTAATTTGGAGATCCACTGGCATCTGGATCTTGTTCCGGTATAA
- the LOC140986964 gene encoding uncharacterized protein: MAGVALLLDFLRKNPSFSGQQVHPRSLLSNTLAASFAVSAPFAYRALFGNGEAHIACCDAGLAVGEDYQSNIWTPSGSIFRDNTLKHSTKTYNIEMKPLFSAFHWKALALTSLRSFVLFYLPLLEPQSPMEEDDGNFLQENPYEARVDLIVPFKKSVKQICRETTVVTTRRVLERLAVHYISQRMAWKLLKDAPKSATRKAGRGMTTSNYVFCVSRTTFRGHFLGVLASWVVQVGIDIYRFFTSMYKNKEASGDTVSTAENFQILGKKIYVTTIRCSASLVFASIGAGIGAAVIRPSTGQWIGCALGDMAGPIMISFCFEKLCIDL; this comes from the exons ATGGCGGGTGTGGCGTTACTTTTGGATTTTCTGAGAAAAAATCCTAGCTTTAGCGGTCAACAGGTTCATCCGAGATCCCTTTTGTCCAACACTCTTGCTGCCTCTTTCGCTGTTTCAGCACCTTTTGCATACAGGGCTTTGTTCGG CAATGGTGAAGCACACATTGCTTGCTGCGACGCTGGGCTGGCGGTTGGTGAAGATTACCAGTCTAATATATGGACTCCATCTGGAAGTATATTTCGGGACAACACGCTGAAACACAGTACGAAAACGTACAACATTGAAATGAAACCGCTATTTTCAGCATTTCATTGGAAAGCTCTTGCACTGACCTCATTGAGGTCgtttgtgttattttatttgCCCCTTTTGGAGCCTCAGTCACCAATGGAAGAGGATGATGGCAATTTTTTGCAAGAAAATCCATACGAGGCTCGTGTGGATTTGATTGTGCCTTTCAAGAAGTCCGTGAAACAAATTTGTCGTGAG ACCACTGTAGTTACGACAAGACGTGTTCTTGAAAGACTCGCAGTTCACTATATTTCGCAGCGTATGGCTTGGAAACTTCTCAAAG ATGCTCCAAAGTCAGCCACTCGGAAGGCTGGAAGGGGAATGACGACTTCAAACTATGTTTTCTGCGTCAGCAGAACCACTTTCAGAG GGCATTTTCTTGGAGTTTTGGCATCATGGGTTGTCCAAGTGGGCATTGATATCTATCGATTCTTTACTTCTATGTATAAAAACAAAGAAGCGAGTGGTGATACAGTAAGTACAGCAGAAAATTTTCAGATTCTTGGAAAGAAAATTTATGTTACCACGATTAGGTGCAGTGCGTCGCTCGTGTTTGCTTCCATTGGCGCTGGGATAGGAGCTGCTGTCATTCGCCCTTCAACTGGTCAATGGATTG gTTGTGCCCTTGGGGATATGGCAGGACCTATTATGATTTCGTTTTGTTTTGAGAAACTTTGCATTGATCTCTGA
- the LOC140986438 gene encoding protein WVD2-like 1, with protein MGRNVAGLHIDQKPGAVNLKSNDAAPKDAPESVDTKDYELEDNTSKGIKSINHDPQEKKMDEPQYSTDKKLSSLVKPELGSAVSGSNNSNSFETQAPGPEGETNDSGEKCSPKSNDMHSPSDAKKSQANFPFMPRKQLQPHDTKFYDEDDNWSLASSTATSRTIKSQVTVAVAPSFVCVDRAERRKQFYAKLEEKHKALEQEKLEYEARTKEEELAAIKQLRKSMTYKAKPVPSFYREGPPPKVELKKLPVTRAKSPNLTRRKSFGDAVRSSPVEKGPSGRATRYSVGVYKEKLSGTGKSKDHPKQLKGTVENSLAKELGGANISVES; from the exons ATGGGGAGGAATGTGGCTGGTCTACACATTGACCAGAAGCCCGGTGCTGTCAATTTGAAGTCAAATGATGCTGCACCAAAAGATGCACCAGAAAGTGTTGATACAAAGGATTATGAGCTAGAGGATAATACTTCAAAAGGTATCAAAAGCATCAACCATGACCCCCAGGAGAAAAAAATGGATGAGCCTCAATATTCAACCGACAAAAAGTTGAGCTCGCTGGTGAAGCCTGAATTAGGATCTGCTGTCAGTGGGTCAAATAATTCGAATTCTTTTGAAACTCAAGCACCTGGTCCTGAGGGTGAAACTAATGATTCGGGTGAAAAATGTTCACCAAAGTCTAATGACATGCATTCTCCAAGTGATGCTAAGAAGTCACAG GCTAACTTTCCTTTTATGCCAAGGAAGCAGCTGCAACCTCATGACACTAAATTTTATGACGAAGATGATAATTGGTCTTTGGCATCCTC CACTGCCACGTCACGAACAATCAAATCCCAAGTCACTGTAGCAGTGGCTCCATCATTTGTTTGCGTGGATCGTGCAGAGAGACGGAAGCAG TTTTATGCTAAGTTGGAGGAAAAACACAAAGCTTTGGAGCAAGAGAAACTTGAATATGAAGCTAGAACCAAG GAGGAAGAACTAGCAGCTATAAAGCAGCTGAGAAAGAGTATGACATACAAAGCAAAGCCAGTTCCAAGTTTTTATCGCGAAGGACCTCCACCGAAAGTTGAGCTTAAAAAG TTGCCCGTGACCCGCGCCAAATCACCAAATCTAACACGGAGAAAGAGCTTTGGAGATGCAGTGAGATCATCTCCAGTGGAAAAGGGACCTAGTGGGCGAGCAACTCGTTACAGTGTGGGTGTTTATAAGGAGAAGTTGAGTGGTACTGGAAAATCCAAGGATCATCCAAAACAGTTGAAAGGGACAGTGGAAAATTCTCTTGCCAAAGAACTGGGCGGTGCAAACATTTCTGTTGAGTCGTGA